The following are encoded in a window of Flavobacterium sp. WC2421 genomic DNA:
- a CDS encoding N-acetylmuramoyl-L-alanine amidase, producing MKKYFYYFILTIVITSCSTNPYKASEKEYDSKLKSFKETISSKEPEALPIVTKTIISIDNVYTKQLYTFKDTISKMGSTPIGNGIKTEWIGTVNFNLRKPNFIIIHHTAQDSIQQTIKTFTLTRTQVSAHYVIGDDGSVVQMLNDYLRAWHAGSGSWGKNTDVNSASIGIELDNNGTEPFSEAQITSLMALLSKLKREYNIPAQNIIGHSDIAPTRKNDPSTLFPWKTLAENGFGIWKDDLLETAPVNFNPEQGLRIIGYNTKNLSAAIIAFKRHFIQTDVSDILDENTINTIYSIYKKQ from the coding sequence ATGAAAAAATATTTTTATTACTTCATTCTTACAATTGTTATTACATCCTGCTCCACAAATCCATATAAGGCAAGTGAAAAGGAATATGATAGCAAACTAAAATCTTTTAAAGAAACAATTTCAAGTAAAGAACCAGAAGCATTACCTATTGTCACAAAAACTATAATTAGTATTGATAATGTGTACACAAAACAATTATATACTTTTAAAGATACAATATCTAAAATGGGGTCTACCCCAATAGGAAATGGTATAAAAACGGAATGGATTGGAACTGTAAATTTTAATTTACGTAAACCAAATTTTATTATCATACACCATACCGCACAAGACTCGATTCAACAAACTATCAAAACATTTACTCTTACAAGAACACAAGTAAGTGCACATTATGTGATAGGAGATGATGGAAGTGTAGTACAAATGCTAAATGACTACTTACGCGCCTGGCATGCTGGCAGTGGATCATGGGGGAAAAATACAGATGTAAATTCGGCTTCAATAGGAATTGAATTAGACAATAATGGCACAGAGCCCTTTTCAGAAGCTCAGATAACTAGTTTAATGGCGTTATTGAGTAAATTAAAAAGAGAATACAACATTCCTGCTCAAAATATTATTGGCCATTCCGATATTGCTCCTACTCGAAAAAATGATCCAAGTACCCTATTCCCTTGGAAAACATTGGCCGAAAATGGATTTGGAATATGGAAAGATGATCTTTTAGAAACAGCTCCAGTAAATTTTAATCCAGAGCAAGGGTTACGAATTATAGGATATAACACAAAAAATCTTTCAGCTGCAATTATAGCTTTCAAACGCCATTTTATTCAAACAGATGTAAGTGATATACTAGATGAAAATACAATAAACACTATTTATTCCATATACAAAAAACAATAG
- the rimO gene encoding 30S ribosomal protein S12 methylthiotransferase RimO — MRTKSLKKNKINVITLGCSKNIYDSEVLMGQLRANGKEVEHEAPAETEGNIIVINTCGFIDNAKAESVNMILEYADKKERGLVDKVFVTGCLSERYRPDLEKEIPNVDQFFGTTELPALLKALGADYKHELLGERLTTTPKNYAYLKIAEGCDRPCSFCAIPIMRGKHVSQTIEKLVKEAEGLARDGVKELILIAQDLTYYGLDIYKKRNLGELLEALVKVEGIEWIRLHYAFPTGFPMDVLEIMKREPKICNYIDIPLQHISDSILKSMRRGTTQEKTTKLLKDFRAAVPEMAIRTTLIVGYPGETQEDFNILKDWVQEIKFDRMGCFAYSHEENTHAYLLEDDVPADVKQDRANEIMELQSQISWDLNQLKLGKTFKCIIDRKEGGHFVGRTEFDSPDVDNEVLIDASKFYLKTGDFAMIKIIEATEFDLYGEPA; from the coding sequence ATGAGAACCAAGTCTTTAAAAAAGAATAAAATCAACGTGATCACCCTTGGGTGTTCAAAAAACATATACGATAGCGAAGTTTTAATGGGGCAACTTCGTGCCAACGGAAAAGAGGTTGAACACGAGGCTCCAGCAGAAACAGAAGGTAACATTATTGTTATTAATACGTGTGGATTTATTGATAATGCCAAAGCAGAATCAGTAAATATGATTTTAGAATATGCCGATAAGAAAGAAAGAGGATTGGTTGACAAAGTTTTCGTTACAGGTTGTTTATCTGAACGTTACAGACCTGATTTAGAGAAAGAAATTCCAAATGTGGATCAATTCTTTGGAACAACTGAATTACCTGCGTTATTAAAAGCCTTAGGAGCGGACTATAAACATGAATTACTTGGGGAACGTTTGACTACTACTCCAAAAAATTATGCCTACTTAAAAATTGCTGAAGGTTGCGATAGACCATGTAGTTTTTGTGCTATTCCAATTATGCGTGGAAAACACGTTTCTCAAACTATTGAAAAACTAGTAAAAGAAGCAGAAGGTCTAGCAAGAGATGGTGTAAAAGAATTAATTTTAATTGCTCAAGATTTAACTTATTATGGTCTTGATATTTACAAAAAACGTAATCTTGGTGAATTATTAGAAGCACTAGTTAAAGTAGAAGGTATTGAATGGATTCGTTTGCATTACGCCTTCCCTACTGGTTTTCCAATGGATGTTTTGGAAATCATGAAACGTGAACCAAAAATTTGTAATTATATTGATATTCCATTACAACATATTTCAGATTCTATATTGAAATCAATGCGTCGTGGAACAACACAAGAGAAAACAACTAAATTACTGAAAGATTTCCGTGCAGCAGTTCCAGAAATGGCGATTCGTACGACTTTAATCGTAGGATATCCAGGAGAAACACAAGAAGATTTTAACATCTTAAAAGACTGGGTTCAAGAAATTAAATTTGACAGAATGGGTTGTTTTGCTTATTCTCATGAAGAAAACACACACGCTTACTTATTAGAAGACGATGTTCCAGCTGATGTAAAACAAGACCGTGCAAACGAAATAATGGAACTGCAATCACAAATTTCATGGGATTTAAACCAATTAAAACTAGGTAAAACATTCAAATGTATTATCGACAGAAAAGAAGGCGGTCATTTTGTAGGAAGAACTGAATTTGACAGTCCTGATGTAGATAACGAAGTTCTTATTGATGCTTCTAAATTTTATTTGAAAACTGGTGATTTTGCTATGATTAAGATTATTGAAGCAACTGAATTTGACTTATACGGAGAGCCAGCCTAA
- a CDS encoding OmpP1/FadL family transporter, with protein sequence MKKYIFLIMTGLTFGVVQSQEVTDALRFSQDNLNGTARFKAMSGAFGALGGDLSSLSVNPAGSAVFINNQIAVTLSNNDIKNNSTYFGTTTTDNKNSFDLSQAGGVFVFKNQNPSSNWSKIAVGIDYENTNNYNNSVFSAGTNPTNSIANYFLSYANGVPLNTLENSNYGSLDHGTQQAYFGYQGYVINPETTDANNTQYNSNVAPGGNYYQENSVYTTGYNGKLSFNASTSYKDKLYLGINLNSHFADFRQSSVFYEDNNNALDSNYKVTKAQFNNELYTYGTGFSFQLGAIAKVTNEMRLGLAYESSTWYHLSDELSQKLVAVSSNVDGSLPSDVVDPRITNVYAPYNLQTPSKLTGSFAYIFGKSGLISIDYAIKDYSKTKFKPENDAYFSGLNNTMSNTLNNTGELRIGAEYKIEKISLRGGYRYEQSPYKNGTTIGDLTGYSGGLGYNFGSTKADLAYSYAKRDSQQGFFSQGLTDGAKINSINNNITFTLLFEL encoded by the coding sequence ATGAAAAAATATATATTTTTAATAATGACAGGCTTAACTTTCGGTGTCGTACAATCACAAGAGGTAACCGATGCATTACGCTTTTCACAAGACAACTTAAACGGTACCGCACGATTCAAAGCAATGAGCGGTGCTTTTGGCGCTCTTGGAGGCGACCTATCTTCTCTAAGTGTTAATCCAGCTGGTTCAGCTGTATTTATAAACAATCAAATCGCAGTTACGTTAAGCAATAATGATATTAAAAATAATTCAACCTATTTTGGAACTACAACAACCGATAATAAGAATTCATTTGACTTAAGTCAAGCTGGAGGAGTTTTTGTTTTCAAAAACCAAAACCCAAGTAGTAATTGGAGCAAAATTGCTGTAGGTATCGATTATGAAAATACCAATAATTATAATAATTCTGTATTTTCTGCAGGAACCAACCCAACGAATTCCATCGCCAATTACTTTTTAAGTTATGCAAATGGAGTTCCTTTAAATACACTTGAAAATTCAAATTACGGTAGTTTAGACCACGGAACGCAACAAGCTTATTTTGGATACCAAGGGTACGTCATAAATCCTGAAACGACTGACGCTAACAACACCCAATACAATTCAAATGTTGCTCCAGGTGGAAATTACTACCAAGAAAATAGCGTCTACACTACTGGTTATAATGGAAAACTTTCTTTTAATGCTTCTACTTCATATAAAGATAAATTATACCTAGGAATAAATCTTAATTCACACTTTGCAGATTTCAGACAGTCTTCTGTTTTTTATGAAGACAACAACAACGCTTTAGACTCTAATTACAAAGTTACTAAAGCACAGTTTAATAATGAATTATACACTTATGGAACAGGATTTTCATTCCAATTAGGCGCCATCGCTAAAGTGACCAATGAAATGCGATTAGGACTAGCCTATGAATCATCAACATGGTATCATTTAAGTGACGAACTTTCTCAAAAACTTGTTGCTGTAAGTAGCAATGTTGACGGCTCTTTACCATCGGATGTAGTTGACCCAAGAATTACTAATGTTTATGCACCGTACAATTTACAAACACCAAGTAAATTAACAGGGAGTTTTGCTTATATTTTTGGAAAATCAGGATTAATAAGCATTGATTATGCGATAAAAGATTATAGCAAAACTAAATTCAAGCCAGAGAATGATGCCTATTTCAGTGGATTAAATAACACTATGAGTAACACTCTTAACAATACTGGCGAGCTAAGAATTGGTGCCGAATATAAAATTGAAAAAATAAGTTTAAGAGGAGGATATCGATATGAACAAAGTCCTTACAAAAACGGAACAACAATAGGAGACTTAACTGGATATTCAGGCGGTTTAGGCTACAACTTTGGATCTACTAAAGCGGATTTAGCTTATTCTTACGCCAAAAGAGATTCACAACAAGGATTTTTTAGTCAAGGGTTAACTGATGGAGCCAAAATCAACTCCATTAACAACAACATTACTTTCACCCTATTATTTGAATTGTAA
- the proS gene encoding proline--tRNA ligase, which translates to MSKNLTTRSEDYSKWYNELVVKADLAENSGVRGCMVIKPYGYAIWEKMQAELDRMFKETGHQNAYFPLFVPKSMFEAEEKNAEGFAKECAIVTHYRLKNDPDKPGKLMVDPNAKLEEELIVRPTSEAIIWSTYKGWVQSYRDLPLLINQWANVVRWEMRTRLFLRTAEFLWQEGHTAHATRNEAIEESEKMMNVYAEFAENFMAIPVVKGIKTETERFAGAEETYCIEALMQDGKALQAGTSHFLGQNFAKAFDVKFANAEGKQEFVWGTSWGVSTRLMGALVMTHSDDKGLVLPPNLAPIQVVIVPIYKTDEQLDEITVEVNVLIDALKKRNVSVKYDNRTTQKPGFKFAEWELKGVPVRIAVGPKDLENGTFEVARRDTLTKEVQPKDGIATYISDLLATIQEDLFNKALNYRNTHITEVNSFDEFKEVLDTKGGFVSAHWDGTAATEEKIKDLTKATIRCVPLDAIEESGNCVFTGNPSGKRVLFAKAY; encoded by the coding sequence ATGAGTAAGAACCTTACTACAAGATCAGAAGATTATTCAAAATGGTATAACGAGCTGGTTGTAAAAGCGGATTTAGCCGAAAATTCAGGAGTTAGAGGCTGTATGGTTATCAAACCTTACGGTTATGCCATTTGGGAAAAAATGCAAGCAGAACTAGACAGAATGTTTAAAGAAACAGGGCATCAAAACGCCTATTTTCCTTTATTTGTTCCAAAGAGCATGTTTGAAGCCGAAGAAAAAAACGCAGAAGGATTTGCTAAAGAATGCGCTATTGTAACGCATTACAGACTGAAAAATGATCCAGATAAACCTGGGAAATTGATGGTTGACCCTAATGCTAAATTAGAAGAAGAACTTATTGTTCGACCAACAAGTGAAGCGATTATTTGGTCAACTTATAAAGGATGGGTTCAGTCTTATCGTGATTTGCCTTTATTGATTAATCAATGGGCTAATGTAGTTCGATGGGAAATGAGAACGCGTTTATTCTTGAGAACAGCTGAGTTTTTATGGCAAGAAGGGCACACAGCTCATGCAACAAGAAATGAAGCTATTGAAGAATCGGAAAAAATGATGAACGTTTATGCTGAATTTGCCGAAAATTTCATGGCTATTCCTGTTGTAAAAGGAATAAAAACAGAAACAGAACGGTTTGCTGGTGCTGAGGAAACGTATTGTATCGAAGCATTGATGCAAGACGGAAAAGCATTGCAAGCAGGAACGTCTCACTTTCTTGGTCAGAATTTTGCGAAAGCTTTTGATGTAAAATTTGCTAATGCCGAAGGAAAGCAAGAATTTGTGTGGGGAACTTCATGGGGAGTTTCAACTCGATTGATGGGTGCTTTAGTAATGACGCATTCAGATGATAAAGGATTGGTTTTACCTCCTAATTTGGCTCCTATTCAAGTGGTTATTGTGCCTATTTATAAAACGGACGAACAACTTGATGAAATTACAGTTGAAGTAAATGTATTGATAGATGCATTGAAAAAAAGGAATGTTTCAGTGAAATATGATAACAGAACTACTCAAAAACCAGGATTTAAATTTGCTGAATGGGAATTAAAAGGGGTTCCAGTGCGAATTGCTGTTGGTCCCAAAGATTTAGAAAACGGAACTTTTGAAGTAGCAAGAAGAGATACTTTAACAAAAGAAGTGCAACCTAAAGATGGAATTGCGACTTATATCAGTGATTTATTAGCTACAATTCAAGAAGATTTATTTAATAAGGCATTAAATTATCGTAACACTCATATCACTGAAGTAAATAGTTTTGATGAGTTTAAGGAAGTTTTGGATACTAAAGGAGGCTTTGTATCAGCTCATTGGGACGGAACGGCTGCTACTGAAGAGAAGATAAAAGATTTGACCAAAGCTACTATAAGATGTGTGCCTTTGGATGCGATAGAAGAGTCGGGAAACTGCGTGTTTACTGGGAATCCTTCTGGTAAAAGAGTTCTTTTTGCAAAGGCATATTAA
- the rpsT gene encoding 30S ribosomal protein S20 produces MANHKSALKRIRSNEKRRVLNRYQHKTTRNAIKALRIATDKVDATSKLSNVISMIDKLAKKNIIHDNKASNLKSKLTKFVAKL; encoded by the coding sequence ATGGCAAATCATAAGTCAGCTCTAAAGAGAATCAGAAGTAACGAAAAGAGAAGAGTATTAAATAGATACCAACACAAAACTACTCGTAATGCTATCAAAGCGTTAAGAATAGCTACTGATAAAGTAGATGCTACTTCTAAATTGTCAAATGTAATATCTATGATTGACAAATTAGCTAAAAAGAATATCATTCATGATAACAAAGCTTCTAATTTAAAATCTAAATTAACGAAATTTGTTGCTAAATTGTAA
- a CDS encoding response regulator: MLDLILCVDDDPITLMLCKKVIGKTTFSNKIITAQNGEEALSYFDAIKNDFEVNNKSTPLPQLIFLDLNMPVMGGWEFLDCFSSSDYSNFNTIKVVVLSSTIDPEDLQKASTYPMVIDFLSKPITLSMLDYLSNKI, encoded by the coding sequence ATGCTAGATCTAATTTTATGTGTTGATGATGACCCCATAACACTTATGTTATGCAAAAAAGTAATCGGAAAAACAACATTTTCAAATAAGATAATTACAGCCCAAAATGGAGAAGAAGCACTCTCCTATTTTGATGCAATAAAAAACGACTTTGAAGTTAATAACAAATCTACACCACTCCCACAATTAATTTTTCTAGACTTAAACATGCCTGTAATGGGAGGATGGGAGTTTCTAGACTGTTTTAGTAGTTCAGATTATTCTAATTTCAACACTATTAAAGTAGTCGTTCTTTCCTCAACAATAGACCCAGAAGACCTGCAAAAAGCAAGCACTTATCCAATGGTTATAGACTTCCTATCTAAACCCATCACCTTATCAATGCTTGATTACCTCTCAAACAAAATCTAA
- a CDS encoding PAS domain-containing protein gives MKNKTNQITVIYLLIAMFTAIVFHKLSLIYSKVENYEIFNFTKDLFLVLFTGLIYRYILSKNDNRNKAVFEKLKNTNDEIKESNEKYDIVAKATSDTIWDWKIQDDKLLWSKGIKGIFGYNEDQVGESSTWWFDKIHPEDSIRMSVKLYSFIEQKTEKWQDEYRFKCADNSYKYVLDRGFLLKDESGKAVRMIGAIQDITKQKEEELRLRLLETVIVQTKDSIIITEADFNKRKLPKIIYVNPAFSIMTGYSSNEVIGESPDLLKGPNSDKKEIKKIISSIRNREECVIEMICYKKNNQEFWLRFSIIPIYNSDNELSHWVSMQRDISDEKKQEKEKEQLILELTQTNKDLKQFSYITSHNLRAPISNLTGLLNLIEDITIKDPELKEILYGFNKSTHLLNETVNDLTKIMIIKDNPSIQKEEVSLKEVFENVFSQLTFQIDTHKPILKIDFEKVSVLNINKSYIESILLNLLTNSIKYKSENQKLKITITANQVNDTITLLFKDNGIGIDLERNRDKVFGLYQRFHNYPDSKGLGLYLVKSQVEAMGGTIQIESTVNKGTTFTLIFKNK, from the coding sequence ATGAAAAACAAAACGAATCAAATAACCGTAATTTATCTGCTCATCGCTATGTTTACGGCTATAGTTTTTCATAAACTATCCTTAATCTATTCAAAAGTAGAAAATTACGAAATTTTCAACTTCACAAAAGACCTATTCTTAGTACTATTTACAGGGCTAATTTACAGGTATATTTTATCCAAAAATGACAATCGAAATAAAGCCGTCTTTGAGAAACTCAAGAACACAAATGACGAAATTAAAGAGTCAAATGAAAAATATGACATTGTAGCAAAAGCAACAAGCGACACTATTTGGGACTGGAAAATACAAGATGACAAACTGCTTTGGAGCAAAGGAATAAAAGGTATTTTTGGATATAATGAGGACCAAGTAGGCGAAAGTTCAACATGGTGGTTTGACAAAATCCACCCAGAAGACAGTATAAGAATGTCTGTTAAACTATACTCGTTTATTGAGCAAAAAACAGAAAAATGGCAAGATGAATATCGTTTCAAATGCGCCGACAACTCTTATAAATATGTACTTGACAGAGGCTTCCTTTTAAAAGACGAAAGTGGCAAAGCTGTCAGAATGATTGGAGCTATTCAAGATATAACGAAACAAAAAGAAGAAGAACTTAGACTTAGATTATTAGAAACAGTAATCGTGCAAACTAAAGACTCTATAATTATTACTGAAGCTGACTTTAATAAAAGAAAACTACCAAAGATTATTTATGTGAACCCTGCATTTTCAATTATGACCGGATATTCTTCTAATGAGGTTATAGGAGAATCACCCGATTTATTAAAAGGGCCAAATTCTGATAAAAAAGAAATAAAAAAAATAATCTCTTCTATAAGAAACAGAGAAGAATGTGTAATAGAAATGATATGCTACAAAAAAAACAACCAAGAATTTTGGCTACGCTTTTCTATTATTCCAATTTATAATTCAGATAATGAATTATCTCACTGGGTCTCCATGCAACGAGATATTTCTGATGAGAAAAAACAAGAAAAAGAAAAAGAACAACTTATACTTGAATTAACTCAAACAAATAAAGATCTCAAGCAATTCTCTTATATTACTTCTCATAATTTAAGAGCTCCAATATCTAATTTAACAGGCCTTTTAAACCTAATCGAAGATATAACTATTAAAGACCCTGAATTAAAAGAAATCTTATATGGCTTTAATAAATCTACCCACTTACTTAACGAGACTGTCAATGATTTGACCAAAATCATGATAATAAAAGACAACCCTTCAATTCAAAAAGAAGAAGTCTCATTAAAAGAAGTTTTTGAAAATGTTTTTAGCCAACTTACCTTTCAAATAGACACTCATAAGCCTATCTTAAAAATTGATTTCGAAAAAGTTTCTGTATTAAATATAAACAAGTCTTATATTGAAAGCATATTACTCAATCTTTTGACTAATTCTATAAAATACAAGTCTGAAAATCAAAAATTAAAAATCACAATAACTGCAAACCAAGTTAACGATACCATAACATTACTATTCAAAGACAATGGAATTGGAATTGATTTAGAAAGAAATCGAGATAAAGTCTTTGGTCTTTACCAAAGGTTTCATAATTACCCAGACAGCAAAGGACTTGGACTCTATCTTGTAAAATCACAAGTAGAAGCGATGGGAGGAACGATTCAAATTGAAAGTACGGTAAATAAAGGGACTACTTTTACATTAATATTCAAAAACAAATAA
- the typA gene encoding translational GTPase TypA produces MESIRNIAIIAHVDHGKTTLVDKIMYHCQLFRDNENTGDLILDNNDLERERGITITSKNVSVQYKGTKINIIDTPGHADFGGEVERVLNMADGVCLLVDAFEGPMPQTRFVLQKALDLGLKPCVVINKVDKENCTPEEVHEKVFDLMFELGATEEQLDFPTVYGSAKNNWMSDHWENVTDNVEALLDMVIENVPAPKVSEGTPQMLITSLDFSAFTGRIAIGRLERGVLKEGMPISLVKRDGTVSKSRIKELHTFEGLGRKKVTEVIAGDICAIIGVEGFEIGDTIADFENPEALASIAIDEPTMSMLFTINDSPFFGKEGKFVTSRHIRDRLTKELEKNLAMKLGETDSADKFMVFGRGVLHLSVLIETMRREGYELQIGQPQVIIKEIDGKKCEPIEELTIDLPESLSGRAVEFVTMRKGEMLSMETKGERMIVKFNIPSRGIIGLRNQLLTATAGEAIMAHRFIGYEPYKGEIAGRNKGSLISMEKGKAIPYSIDKLQDRGKFFVEPNAEIYEGQVIGENSRGDDMCVNVTKEKKQSNVRSSGNDEKARIIPPIIFSLEEALEYIQKDEYVECTPKSIRLRKIYLTETDRKRFKI; encoded by the coding sequence ATGGAATCTATAAGAAACATTGCAATTATTGCCCACGTCGATCACGGTAAAACAACTTTGGTTGATAAAATTATGTATCACTGTCAGTTATTTCGTGACAACGAAAACACAGGTGATCTAATCCTTGATAACAACGACTTAGAGCGCGAAAGAGGTATTACCATTACTTCCAAGAATGTTTCTGTTCAGTATAAAGGAACAAAAATTAACATTATTGATACTCCTGGTCACGCCGATTTTGGTGGTGAGGTAGAACGAGTATTAAACATGGCTGATGGAGTTTGTCTACTAGTAGATGCTTTTGAAGGACCTATGCCACAAACGCGATTTGTATTGCAAAAAGCGCTTGACCTTGGTTTGAAACCATGTGTTGTTATAAATAAAGTTGATAAGGAAAACTGTACTCCTGAAGAAGTTCATGAGAAAGTTTTTGACTTAATGTTTGAATTAGGAGCTACTGAAGAGCAGTTGGATTTTCCAACAGTTTATGGTTCTGCTAAGAATAACTGGATGTCTGACCATTGGGAAAACGTAACTGATAATGTTGAAGCATTATTAGATATGGTTATTGAAAATGTACCAGCACCTAAAGTTTCTGAAGGAACTCCACAGATGTTAATTACATCTTTAGACTTTTCTGCTTTTACGGGTCGTATCGCTATTGGACGTCTTGAAAGAGGTGTCTTAAAAGAAGGAATGCCAATTTCTTTAGTAAAAAGAGATGGTACTGTTTCTAAATCAAGAATTAAAGAATTACATACTTTTGAAGGACTTGGTCGTAAAAAAGTAACAGAAGTAATTGCTGGAGATATTTGCGCTATTATTGGTGTTGAAGGTTTTGAAATTGGGGATACTATTGCTGATTTTGAAAACCCTGAAGCATTAGCGTCTATTGCTATTGACGAGCCTACAATGAGTATGTTGTTTACAATTAATGACTCACCTTTCTTTGGTAAAGAGGGTAAATTTGTAACTTCACGTCATATTAGAGACCGTTTGACAAAAGAATTAGAAAAAAACTTAGCAATGAAATTGGGTGAAACTGATTCAGCTGATAAGTTCATGGTTTTTGGTCGTGGTGTACTTCATTTATCTGTTCTTATTGAAACAATGAGAAGAGAAGGGTATGAGTTGCAAATCGGTCAGCCACAAGTTATCATCAAAGAAATTGATGGTAAAAAATGTGAGCCTATCGAGGAGTTAACTATCGACTTACCAGAATCACTTTCAGGTAGAGCAGTTGAATTTGTTACTATGCGTAAAGGTGAGATGCTTTCTATGGAAACTAAAGGGGAGCGTATGATTGTGAAATTTAATATTCCATCACGTGGAATTATTGGATTACGTAATCAATTACTTACTGCTACAGCTGGTGAGGCTATTATGGCACACCGATTCATAGGATATGAACCTTACAAAGGTGAAATTGCTGGACGTAACAAAGGTTCGTTAATTTCTATGGAAAAAGGAAAAGCTATTCCTTATTCTATCGATAAGTTACAAGATCGTGGTAAGTTTTTTGTTGAACCAAATGCTGAAATCTACGAAGGTCAAGTAATTGGAGAAAACTCTCGTGGTGATGATATGTGTGTAAACGTAACTAAAGAGAAAAAACAATCTAACGTACGTTCTTCTGGGAATGATGAAAAAGCGAGAATTATCCCGCCAATCATTTTCTCTCTTGAAGAAGCATTAGAATACATTCAAAAAGATGAATATGTAGAGTGTACTCCAAAATCTATTCGTTTAAGAAAAATTTATTTGACAGAAACTGATAGAAAAAGATTTAAAATCTAA